The genomic segment GCAGTGGAGCAAAGAGTGCGACGTGCTGGTCGCGGGGTCCGGCGGCGGCGGGGTCACGGGTGCCTACACCGCGGCGCGCGAAGGACTCGAGGTGGTGCTGGTCGAGGCGACCGACAAATTCGGTGGCACGACGGCATACTCCGGGGGCGGCGGCGTCTGGTTTCCCTGCAACCCGGTGCTCGTCCGGGCCGGTATGGACGACGACACCATCGAGGACGCCCTCACCTACTACCGGGCCGTGGTCGGCGACCGCACCCCGCGCGACCTCCAGGAGACGTTCGTTCGTGGTGGCGCGCCGCTGATCGAGTACCTGGAAGAAGACCCGAACCTCAAGTTCGTGCCGTTGCCCTGGCCCGACTACTACGGCAAGGCGCCGAAGGCGCGCCTGGACGGGCAGCGCCACATCGCCGCCAAGCCGTTGAAGGTGGCCGCCGCTCCCGAATTGCGCGACGCGATTCGCGGGCCGCTGGACACCGACCGGCTCGGCGCCGAAACCCCGCCCGACTACTACCTCGGCGGCCGCGCGCTGATCGCGCGTTTCCTCAAGGCCATCGAGCAGTACCCCCGCGCGTCGCTGCAACGCGACACCGCGCTGGTCGAGCTGGTGATGTCCGACGGGCGGGTTACGGGAGCGATCGTCGAGACCGCCGGCGAGCGCCGCGCCATCCGCACCCGGCTGGGCGTGCTGCTGGCCGCCGGCGGTTTCGAAGCCAACGAGGAGTTGCGCCGCGAATACGGCGTGCCGGGCGTGGCGCGAGACACCATGGGCGGCCCGGGAAGTCGCGGTCTGGCGCTGCAGGCCGGCATCGCCGCGGGCGCCGACACCGACCTGCTTGACCAGGCGTGGTGGTCACCGGGCATGACCCATCCCGACGGCCGCTCGGCGTTCGCGCTGTGGTTCACCGGCGGCATCTTCGTCAACCAGCACGGCGATCGGTTCGTCAACGAGTCGAGGGCCTACGACCGGGCCGGGCGCGAGATCATCGCGCAGCTGCAAGACGGCTCGATGTCGTTGCCGTACTGGATGATCTACGACGACAAGGAAGGCGAGGTGCCGCCGGTCAAGGCCGCCAACGTGTCCATCGTCGAGACCGAGAAGTACGTCGCCGCCGGGCTGTGGCACACCGCCGACACCCTCGAGGAGCTGGCCGCCAAGATCGGGGTCCCGGGGGATCGGCTGGCCGCAACGGTGGCCCGGTTCAACGGTTTTGCCGCATCCGGCGTCGACGAGGACTTCGGCCGCGGCGACGAGGCCTTCGATCGCGCGTTCTCCGGAGGCGCCTCGCCGCTGGTCGCCATCGACTCACCGCCGTATCACGCCGCGCAGTTCGGGCTGTCCGATCTGGGCACCAAGGGCGGCCTGCGCACCGACACCGCGGCGCGGG from the Mycobacterium lentiflavum genome contains:
- a CDS encoding FAD-binding protein, which gives rise to MGTVQWSKECDVLVAGSGGGGVTGAYTAAREGLEVVLVEATDKFGGTTAYSGGGGVWFPCNPVLVRAGMDDDTIEDALTYYRAVVGDRTPRDLQETFVRGGAPLIEYLEEDPNLKFVPLPWPDYYGKAPKARLDGQRHIAAKPLKVAAAPELRDAIRGPLDTDRLGAETPPDYYLGGRALIARFLKAIEQYPRASLQRDTALVELVMSDGRVTGAIVETAGERRAIRTRLGVLLAAGGFEANEELRREYGVPGVARDTMGGPGSRGLALQAGIAAGADTDLLDQAWWSPGMTHPDGRSAFALWFTGGIFVNQHGDRFVNESRAYDRAGREIIAQLQDGSMSLPYWMIYDDKEGEVPPVKAANVSIVETEKYVAAGLWHTADTLEELAAKIGVPGDRLAATVARFNGFAASGVDEDFGRGDEAFDRAFSGGASPLVAIDSPPYHAAQFGLSDLGTKGGLRTDTAARVLDTSGKPIPGLYAAGNTMAAPSGLAYPGGGNPIGTSMLFSHLAALDMRDRRH